From a single Lates calcarifer isolate ASB-BC8 linkage group LG12, TLL_Latcal_v3, whole genome shotgun sequence genomic region:
- the id1 gene encoding DNA-binding protein inhibitor ID-1: MWMLQTVNITLLTSPRGGEASLLNYIFFFSSTSSSTLETTPRTLLKMKVVGSTCALKSKVGGEDVVRCLSDQSLTISKCKIPLLDEQMSVFLQDMNSCYSKLKELVPTLPTNKKASKVEILQHVIDYIWDLQVELDEPEKSRQHSAGSVTRTPLTTLNAELASITVENGCSDDRIMCR, translated from the exons ATGTGGATGTTGCAAACTGTCAACATTACCTTACTCACATCTccaagaggaggagaagcctCGTTGCTcaactatatattttttttttcctctacttCCTCATCCACCTTGGAAACTACACCTCGTACGCTACTCAAGATGAAGGTTGTCGGATCTACCTGCGCCCTCAAGAGCAAAGTCGGTGGCGAGGACGTGGTGCGCTGCCTGTCCGATCAGAGCCTTACCATCTCCAAGTGCAAGATCCCGCTGCTGGACGAGCAGATGAGcgtcttcctgcaggacatgaaCAGCTGCTACAGCAAGCTGAAGGAGCTCGTGCCCACCCTGCCCACCAACAAGAAAGCCAGCAAAGTGGAGATCCTGCAGCACGTCATCGATTATATCTGGGACCTGCAGGTCGAGCTGGACGAGCCGGAGAAGAGCCGCCAGCACTCCGCCGGCAGCGTCACCCGCACGCCGCTGACCACGCTGAACGCAGAGCTCGCCAGCATCACAGTGGAG AATGGCTGCTCAGATGACAGGATTATGTGTCGCTAA